The following are from one region of the Quercus robur chromosome 1, dhQueRobu3.1, whole genome shotgun sequence genome:
- the LOC126690656 gene encoding flavin mononucleotide hydrolase 1, chloroplatic isoform X5 has protein sequence MMPMKELLECKHPTAWIEFEKGMIDEVELARKFFKDGRSFDLEGLKNCMKRGYSYIEGVEELLHALKQNCYEIHAFTNYPIWYNKVFIFILFIYLYISSEVVIFSLIKFFCRYKMIEDKLKISRYLSWTFCSCSSGKRKPDLNFYLEVLNLLKVNPANCIFIDDRLRNVEAAVEVGIIGLHFKNAHLLRQDLSSKGIDILEDKIQEQSS, from the exons GATGCCGATGAAGGAATTATTAGAATGCAAGCACCCAACTGCATGGATTGAGTTTGAGAAGGGGATGATTGATGAG GTGGAACTAGCCAGAAAATTCTTTAAAGATGGAAGATCTTTTGATTTGGAAG GTCTCAAAAATTGTATGAAAAGAGGATATTCCTACATAGAAGGTGTTGAAGAATTGCTTCATGCTTTAAAACAAAACTGCTATGAAATTCATGCTTTCACTAACTATCCAATATGGTACaataaggtttttatttttattttatttatatatttatatatatccaGTGAAGTGGTCATCTttagtttaataaaatttttttgcaggtACAAAATGATTGAGGAcaagttaaaaatttcaagatatttATCTTGGACATTTTGCTCATGTTCAAGTG GAAAGAGGAAGCCTGATCTTAACTTCTATTTGGAAGTTTTAAACCTTCTTAAAGTTAATCCAGCAAACTGTATCTTCATTGATGACAg GTTGAGAAATGTAGAGGCTGCTGTGGAAGTTGGCATCATTGGTCTACATTTCAAGAATGCACACTTGCTTCGTCAAGATCTCTCTTCAAAGGGAATCGACATTTTAGAAGATAAAATTCAAGAACAGTCGTCTTGA
- the LOC126690656 gene encoding flavin mononucleotide hydrolase 1, chloroplatic isoform X7, with protein sequence MEDLLIWKVGLKNCMKRGYSYIEGVEELLHALKQNCYEIHAFTNYPIWYNKVFIFILFIYLYISSEVVIFSLIKFFCRYKMIEDKLKISRYLSWTFCSCSSGKRKPDLNFYLEVLNLLKVNPANCIFIDDRLRNVEAAVEVGIIGLHFKNAHLLRQDLSSKGIDILEDKIQEQSS encoded by the exons ATGGAAGATCTTTTGATTTGGAAGGTTG GTCTCAAAAATTGTATGAAAAGAGGATATTCCTACATAGAAGGTGTTGAAGAATTGCTTCATGCTTTAAAACAAAACTGCTATGAAATTCATGCTTTCACTAACTATCCAATATGGTACaataaggtttttatttttattttatttatatatttatatatatccaGTGAAGTGGTCATCTttagtttaataaaatttttttgcaggtACAAAATGATTGAGGAcaagttaaaaatttcaagatatttATCTTGGACATTTTGCTCATGTTCAAGTG GAAAGAGGAAGCCTGATCTTAACTTCTATTTGGAAGTTTTAAACCTTCTTAAAGTTAATCCAGCAAACTGTATCTTCATTGATGACAg GTTGAGAAATGTAGAGGCTGCTGTGGAAGTTGGCATCATTGGTCTACATTTCAAGAATGCACACTTGCTTCGTCAAGATCTCTCTTCAAAGGGAATCGACATTTTAGAAGATAAAATTCAAGAACAGTCGTCTTGA
- the LOC126690656 gene encoding flavin mononucleotide hydrolase 1, chloroplatic isoform X6: MPMKELLECKHPTAWIEFEKGMIDEVELARKFFKDGRSFDLEGLKNCMKRGYSYIEGVEELLHALKQNCYEIHAFTNYPIWYNKVFIFILFIYLYISSEVVIFSLIKFFCRYKMIEDKLKISRYLSWTFCSCSSGKRKPDLNFYLEVLNLLKVNPANCIFIDDRLRNVEAAVEVGIIGLHFKNAHLLRQDLSSKGIDILEDKIQEQSS; encoded by the exons ATGCCGATGAAGGAATTATTAGAATGCAAGCACCCAACTGCATGGATTGAGTTTGAGAAGGGGATGATTGATGAG GTGGAACTAGCCAGAAAATTCTTTAAAGATGGAAGATCTTTTGATTTGGAAG GTCTCAAAAATTGTATGAAAAGAGGATATTCCTACATAGAAGGTGTTGAAGAATTGCTTCATGCTTTAAAACAAAACTGCTATGAAATTCATGCTTTCACTAACTATCCAATATGGTACaataaggtttttatttttattttatttatatatttatatatatccaGTGAAGTGGTCATCTttagtttaataaaatttttttgcaggtACAAAATGATTGAGGAcaagttaaaaatttcaagatatttATCTTGGACATTTTGCTCATGTTCAAGTG GAAAGAGGAAGCCTGATCTTAACTTCTATTTGGAAGTTTTAAACCTTCTTAAAGTTAATCCAGCAAACTGTATCTTCATTGATGACAg GTTGAGAAATGTAGAGGCTGCTGTGGAAGTTGGCATCATTGGTCTACATTTCAAGAATGCACACTTGCTTCGTCAAGATCTCTCTTCAAAGGGAATCGACATTTTAGAAGATAAAATTCAAGAACAGTCGTCTTGA